A window of Dehalococcoidia bacterium contains these coding sequences:
- a CDS encoding NAD(P)-dependent oxidoreductase, which produces MTILVTGGKGFIGARVIKNLVERGEEVVCMEPKLTPGRLGELAGKITMVEGDIVNFANISDVLSKYKVDRVAHMVFFSAEERGVSERPEKAGDLYKQMMIMNTGTFHIFEAARLAGVKKFVYPSSIQYHGIPWDGPEPVNEDSPARPNRGYGIGKFLCEHLAHEYNRLLKTDIVTIRIPGVYGPGVRIGARGVNLIGTAGALGNEIPFPYPAKQYIVLAHVDDIAEMVARILFAPKLPHEVYHVGGHYVSYGEMAEIGRKIIPDMKITFDDSGPFGHMYKIDCSRMIKEIGVQHRSLYDGYFELVNLTRKENNLPPIEKK; this is translated from the coding sequence ATGACCATATTAGTGACAGGTGGAAAGGGCTTTATCGGCGCCCGCGTTATCAAAAACCTGGTGGAGCGCGGTGAAGAAGTGGTTTGCATGGAGCCCAAGCTCACGCCGGGAAGGCTGGGTGAGCTGGCCGGCAAGATCACGATGGTCGAAGGCGATATAGTAAACTTCGCTAATATCTCCGACGTCCTGAGCAAGTACAAGGTCGACAGGGTGGCGCATATGGTGTTCTTCTCGGCGGAGGAGCGTGGTGTCAGCGAGCGCCCCGAGAAGGCCGGCGACCTGTATAAGCAGATGATGATCATGAACACCGGCACTTTCCATATTTTTGAGGCTGCCCGCCTGGCCGGTGTAAAGAAATTTGTTTACCCCAGTTCCATACAGTATCACGGAATACCCTGGGACGGCCCCGAGCCAGTGAACGAGGACTCCCCTGCCAGGCCCAACAGGGGTTATGGAATCGGCAAGTTTTTGTGCGAGCACCTGGCACATGAATACAACAGGCTGCTCAAGACAGATATTGTCACTATAAGGATACCCGGCGTATACGGGCCGGGCGTGCGAATCGGCGCCCGGGGAGTAAACCTGATAGGTACGGCTGGAGCGCTGGGCAACGAGATACCTTTCCCCTATCCGGCCAAGCAGTACATCGTTCTGGCTCACGTCGATGATATAGCTGAAATGGTGGCCAGGATACTGTTTGCGCCGAAACTGCCGCATGAGGTCTACCATGTCGGCGGCCACTATGTCTCGTACGGCGAAATGGCGGAGATAGGCCGAAAGATTATCCCCGATATGAAGATCACCTTTGATGACAGCGGTCCCTTCGGGCATATGTATAAGATAGATTGCAGCAGGATGATCAAAGAGATAGGAGTGCAGCACCGCAGCCTGTATGACGGGTACTTCGAACTCGTTAACCTGACACGTAAAGAGAACAACCTGCCGCCGATAGAAAAGAAATAG
- a CDS encoding amidohydrolase family protein, with the protein MIVDAHTHFWFKGFMPTAFHRNTAEEWAKKEAGRKPEMILPKIEEGVTDPDGTDYIANMDKAGVDASIIMMTDFGTYWTGEEPAVPYEEQVVLFGEFQKKYKGRLYVCAYVDPRRPDCAKIMTKAIKECGLKGCGEFTTKSLLVNSDEAKPLAKVCADLDIPVVIHTRAGEGINMAGADFTLPNHNHPGHIAGLLKAYKGLKVVIAHAGYPKWWEAAIQVAKGHPNCYLELSNWNFGAVNMDDFVPILACMRDNLGADHILFASDHPSGKRYRSLGFLPGWVNYFKELPEKAKSLGYEFTKAEVDMVLGENARKLFKL; encoded by the coding sequence ATGATTGTTGATGCTCACACCCATTTCTGGTTCAAAGGATTCATGCCGACGGCGTTCCACCGTAATACGGCCGAGGAGTGGGCCAAGAAGGAGGCGGGACGCAAGCCCGAGATGATCCTTCCCAAGATCGAGGAGGGAGTCACAGATCCGGACGGCACGGACTATATAGCTAATATGGATAAGGCCGGCGTGGATGCCAGCATCATCATGATGACCGATTTCGGCACATACTGGACCGGTGAGGAACCCGCCGTTCCATACGAAGAGCAGGTGGTGCTTTTTGGCGAATTCCAGAAAAAATACAAAGGCAGGCTTTACGTCTGCGCTTATGTTGATCCCCGCAGGCCGGACTGTGCCAAGATCATGACCAAAGCGATTAAGGAATGCGGCTTGAAGGGATGCGGCGAGTTCACGACCAAAAGCCTGCTGGTGAACAGCGACGAGGCGAAACCGCTGGCCAAAGTATGCGCCGATCTGGACATACCGGTAGTGATCCATACGCGCGCAGGCGAAGGCATCAATATGGCCGGCGCAGATTTCACCTTACCCAACCACAACCACCCCGGCCACATCGCGGGGCTCCTTAAAGCTTATAAGGGATTAAAAGTGGTGATTGCCCATGCCGGTTATCCCAAGTGGTGGGAGGCTGCCATACAAGTGGCCAAGGGTCACCCCAACTGCTACCTGGAGCTATCAAACTGGAATTTCGGCGCTGTGAATATGGATGATTTCGTGCCGATCCTGGCCTGCATGAGGGACAACCTGGGCGCAGACCATATACTGTTCGCCAGCGACCATCCCTCGGGCAAACGCTACCGTTCGCTGGGTTTCCTGCCGGGCTGGGTCAACTACTTCAAGGAGTTGCCGGAGAAAGCGAAGAGCCTGGGATATGAATTCACCAAAGCCGAAGTAGATATGGTACTGGGCGAAAACGCCAGAAAACTTTTCAAGCTATAG
- a CDS encoding CoA transferase, translating into MLNGIRVLDVGGWGVGPIACCLLGSLGADVIRFEPPKYDGLYHVGTMLSGAGTTYISAHFNERNIIIDLKKEDERELGLKIAATADVLIENHPPGAMAKLQFDYESVRKVNPNIIYCASSSYGTKGPYANMPSNDPMMQLASGFASLNGSPGSQGEMFRYVASVDYTTSLNIVQVVLLALMARQVTGRGQKIEMSQFEAVLALQTTRIAEFFATGKSPSPMGTANPNIVPSQAFRTYDNKYVNVSVHREEYWPRLCKALGLADLEKDPKYATNEDRVKNREELIPILEEKFAREPARWWLMLMRRSGVPIGPINSVDEIYNDPHLRENKMILKLKTPWGPTLFTNFPLKFSNPLKPIKITAPVKPDKNRREILVEVSGSNKQTKGKQVK; encoded by the coding sequence ATGTTAAACGGAATCAGAGTATTGGACGTCGGTGGTTGGGGAGTGGGGCCAATAGCTTGCTGTCTGTTAGGCAGCCTCGGTGCGGATGTGATCCGCTTCGAACCGCCCAAGTATGACGGGCTTTACCATGTCGGTACCATGTTGAGCGGCGCCGGCACCACCTATATCTCCGCTCATTTCAACGAGCGCAATATCATCATCGACCTTAAAAAAGAGGACGAACGGGAACTCGGCCTTAAAATCGCCGCAACCGCGGATGTGTTAATCGAAAACCATCCGCCCGGCGCGATGGCAAAGCTGCAATTCGATTACGAAAGCGTTCGCAAAGTGAATCCGAATATTATTTACTGTGCGAGCTCCAGCTACGGGACCAAAGGCCCGTATGCAAATATGCCCAGCAACGATCCTATGATGCAGCTCGCTTCAGGTTTCGCCAGCCTGAATGGATCACCGGGTAGCCAGGGCGAGATGTTTCGATATGTCGCATCGGTGGACTATACCACCAGCCTTAACATCGTACAAGTGGTGTTGCTGGCATTAATGGCACGCCAGGTCACCGGGCGCGGCCAGAAAATCGAGATGTCGCAGTTTGAAGCAGTGCTGGCCCTCCAGACGACCCGTATCGCGGAGTTTTTCGCAACCGGAAAAAGCCCATCGCCTATGGGGACGGCCAATCCCAATATCGTGCCTTCACAGGCTTTCCGGACATACGACAATAAATATGTCAATGTCAGTGTGCATCGTGAAGAATACTGGCCGAGGTTATGCAAAGCGCTGGGGCTGGCCGACCTTGAAAAAGATCCTAAATATGCTACCAATGAGGACCGTGTTAAAAACAGAGAGGAGCTTATACCCATACTGGAGGAAAAATTTGCCCGGGAGCCTGCCAGATGGTGGTTGATGCTGATGCGGCGCAGCGGCGTTCCCATCGGCCCGATTAACTCGGTGGATGAAATCTACAACGATCCTCATCTTAGGGAAAACAAGATGATTTTGAAGCTGAAAACCCCCTGGGGGCCGACTCTGTTCACCAACTTCCCTCTCAAGTTCAGCAATCCACTCAAACCTATCAAAATCACGGCGCCGGTTAAGCCCGATAAGAACAGGAGGGAAATCCTGGTGGAGGTTTCCGGGTCGAATAAACAAACTAAAGGCAAACAAGTTAAGTAG
- a CDS encoding CoA transferase encodes MTPLKGIKVLDLSEEIAGPFCAMQLSDGGAEVIKVEPIGGDWSRHLGEKKNGESVLFLSLNRGKKSIALNLQEARGREIVRKLAKDADVLIESFGPGKAEELGIGYAQLSAENPGLVYCAISPFGPVGPYAGMPASELEIQGMAGYQWFLGEMGEAPVRLGADMATTTTGMWSFIGILSALFSRKKTGVGQKIDSSMFLNMIMMYGYVITAHYNLDFPGGWHFTGPYDHAETGYRTRDRALMFGMPIAADKIQSAWESFCRQVGLEALLEDPYFKEKGMRMVGIGRDAQEFKPVIESALENMTSAEIKKIVEGLSGYCAVFKNLQDVFSEPQVEAVNMVEELEHPSAGKIKVTGIPWKLLDTPLKVQGPPPTLGQHTEKILQALGYSAREITAFREAQIVA; translated from the coding sequence ATGACACCTCTGAAGGGAATTAAAGTACTGGATTTAAGCGAGGAAATCGCGGGCCCGTTCTGTGCCATGCAATTGAGCGATGGCGGGGCCGAGGTTATCAAGGTGGAGCCTATCGGCGGTGATTGGTCGCGTCACCTGGGAGAGAAGAAAAACGGTGAAAGCGTTCTCTTCCTGTCATTGAACCGCGGCAAGAAAAGCATTGCGCTGAATCTGCAGGAAGCCCGGGGGCGTGAGATAGTGCGCAAGCTGGCCAAAGATGCAGACGTCCTGATCGAAAGTTTCGGGCCAGGCAAAGCTGAAGAGCTGGGAATAGGATATGCTCAACTATCCGCGGAAAATCCGGGGCTCGTCTATTGTGCGATTTCCCCCTTCGGTCCCGTCGGCCCCTATGCGGGGATGCCTGCCTCTGAGCTGGAGATACAGGGCATGGCGGGTTACCAGTGGTTCCTGGGTGAGATGGGTGAGGCGCCGGTGCGCCTGGGAGCGGACATGGCGACAACCACAACCGGCATGTGGTCATTTATAGGCATACTCTCCGCCCTGTTCAGCAGGAAGAAAACAGGCGTCGGCCAGAAGATAGACAGTTCCATGTTCTTGAATATGATTATGATGTATGGATATGTTATAACGGCTCATTACAACCTGGATTTCCCCGGCGGCTGGCATTTCACCGGCCCGTATGATCATGCCGAGACGGGATACAGGACCAGGGACCGTGCGCTTATGTTCGGTATGCCGATCGCGGCCGACAAGATACAATCCGCCTGGGAATCTTTCTGCAGGCAGGTTGGACTGGAAGCGCTGCTGGAAGACCCCTATTTCAAGGAAAAGGGGATGCGTATGGTAGGTATCGGTCGCGATGCCCAGGAGTTCAAGCCCGTGATAGAATCAGCCCTTGAAAATATGACTTCCGCAGAGATAAAAAAAATAGTCGAAGGCCTGTCCGGCTACTGCGCGGTATTCAAGAATCTGCAGGACGTGTTCAGCGAACCACAGGTTGAAGCAGTTAACATGGTCGAAGAGCTTGAACATCCGTCCGCCGGCAAGATAAAGGTCACGGGGATACCATGGAAGCTGCTGGACACTCCTTTAAAGGTACAGGGACCTCCTCCCACGCTGGGTCAGCATACGGAAAAAATCCTGCAGGCGCTGGGCTATTCAGCCCGGGAGATCACTGCCTTTAGAGAAGCGCAAATCGTAGCTTAA
- a CDS encoding zinc ribbon domain-containing protein, giving the protein MSENVAGAEKKTIPLQEGLFEMGSDGKYHLVASRCKSCKLTFFPKRKYCGKCGSGDVEVFNLSDRGKVFTFSQVDRKSIYTIIEPPYMEAEVEMPEGVHIFTILDKCDFKAVDFGMEVEVYMDKVKQDEAGNDVIAFKFKPAA; this is encoded by the coding sequence ATGAGCGAAAATGTAGCGGGTGCAGAGAAAAAGACTATTCCTTTGCAGGAAGGCCTGTTCGAAATGGGCAGCGACGGCAAATATCACCTTGTTGCCAGCCGCTGTAAAAGTTGCAAGCTGACCTTCTTCCCCAAAAGGAAATACTGCGGGAAATGCGGTTCCGGCGATGTAGAGGTATTTAATCTGAGCGACCGCGGCAAGGTCTTTACCTTCAGCCAGGTAGACAGGAAGAGCATATATACAATTATAGAGCCGCCCTATATGGAGGCGGAAGTCGAGATGCCGGAAGGCGTCCATATATTCACAATACTCGATAAATGCGATTTTAAGGCGGTGGACTTCGGGATGGAGGTGGAAGTCTATATGGACAAGGTCAAGCAGGATGAAGCGGGCAACGACGTCATAGCCTTCAAATTCAAGCCCGCTGCTTAA
- a CDS encoding CaiB/BaiF CoA-transferase family protein, whose product MIQALDGIKVLDLCRGYPPAFAAMHMGDFGADVIKVDPVGYVLALPMEAAAQTMSAYTFIDRNKRSVKLNLKSEQGKEVIYKLIKKMDVLVENSRPGTMEKLGIGYDTLKEINPRLIFCAVSGYGQTGPYRDIVGHDANFMAISGALSLIGPKDGPPCWPSNMVADFAGAGLHPLIGILIALQARERTGKGQLVDIAYLDSVFSLISFDATMYMVSGEKRRRGCTPQTGGEPHCSTYLTKDNEYITIQFIETPFWKNFCEAIGRPDLIARQWPKDDADRQEMFKIMRELFLTKTRDEWWEWAKQRQVFFGPVLYIEEAMDDPQLRSRQMIMEKEHPVLGKIKQLGNPLKLSDTPAQFKTYSPMPGEHTDEILAEMGYSVAQIQKLRETKAVE is encoded by the coding sequence GTGATTCAAGCACTGGATGGTATAAAGGTACTGGACCTGTGCCGTGGCTATCCCCCTGCTTTTGCGGCCATGCATATGGGTGATTTCGGCGCAGACGTGATCAAGGTCGATCCCGTCGGGTACGTTCTGGCACTTCCTATGGAAGCGGCTGCGCAAACGATGTCTGCATATACCTTTATCGACAGGAACAAGCGCAGCGTCAAGCTCAACCTGAAATCGGAGCAGGGGAAAGAGGTCATTTATAAGTTGATCAAAAAGATGGATGTCCTGGTGGAAAATTCGAGGCCGGGCACAATGGAGAAGCTGGGCATCGGGTATGACACCTTGAAGGAGATTAATCCACGGCTGATATTCTGTGCGGTCAGCGGATACGGGCAAACGGGCCCATACAGGGACATCGTAGGGCATGATGCCAATTTCATGGCCATCTCAGGCGCTCTCAGCCTGATCGGCCCCAAAGATGGGCCGCCCTGCTGGCCCAGCAACATGGTTGCCGATTTTGCCGGCGCGGGATTGCATCCACTGATAGGAATACTCATTGCCCTGCAGGCCAGGGAGAGGACGGGTAAAGGGCAGCTGGTGGATATCGCCTACCTGGACAGCGTTTTCTCATTGATCTCGTTTGATGCTACGATGTATATGGTTTCAGGAGAAAAAAGGAGGCGGGGCTGCACACCTCAGACCGGCGGCGAACCGCACTGTTCCACCTATCTTACGAAAGACAATGAGTATATCACCATCCAGTTTATCGAAACGCCTTTCTGGAAAAACTTCTGCGAGGCCATAGGGCGGCCGGACCTGATAGCCAGGCAATGGCCGAAAGATGATGCCGACCGTCAGGAGATGTTCAAGATAATGAGGGAACTCTTTCTGACCAAAACGCGAGATGAGTGGTGGGAATGGGCCAAACAGAGGCAGGTGTTCTTCGGCCCGGTGCTCTACATAGAAGAGGCGATGGACGATCCTCAACTGAGGAGCAGGCAGATGATAATGGAGAAAGAGCATCCCGTGCTGGGGAAGATAAAGCAGCTGGGCAACCCGCTCAAATTATCCGATACACCCGCCCAGTTCAAAACATACTCTCCCATGCCCGGTGAACATACCGATGAGATATTAGCAGAGATGGGCTACTCCGTGGCCCAAATCCAAAAGTTGAGAGAAACCAAGGCCGTCGAGTGA
- a CDS encoding CoA-transferase, with protein sequence MKDEEYFKQMFASPPVGRDKVVSLREALEKNLKAGMSVFLGWNANAAVCEIIRQYRGSSPGFTLVMTMTWDLSINLVHCGLVKKLLSTSCSYAAPNPAPSHVIQRAYREGKVAIENWTLYSMQQRLMAGALGVGFMPTRSITGSSMAAENSNCFTEITDPFDSSRRIGAVKALNTDIAIVHALAADKYGNTILSPVSQDTLWGPRAAKGGVIVTAEKIVDTDFIRRHAHLVGIPGYLVKSVSLCPLGAHPQGHFSCIEGVDSYGEDYDFMLEQRKVSKEPDSLDAWLKQWIYDAGDHEEYTHRLGLERIFGLKRALDTTYREGGQPSRDSGKDAGRTESMIIAASRVIAERVKEAGYQVLLAGIGIPGLAAWLAYYRLKKDGIDIKLILGSGVFGYQPAPGDPNSLSVRHVTSAAMLIDTSEMYGFIISGEGAMCLSIIGAAQIDEKGNINTTRVGADTYISGSGGNNDNTSGAAEVMVVTAQSKKRCVEKLDYLTSPGDRVSTLITDMGVFRKGADGKFVLTGCIIGPDSNNTASKQDEIQDNCGWKVIKASSVASLAYPAERELALLRMFDPHGYVSGG encoded by the coding sequence ATGAAAGACGAGGAATATTTCAAGCAGATGTTCGCCTCGCCGCCGGTCGGCCGGGATAAAGTCGTCAGCCTGCGCGAAGCGCTGGAAAAGAACCTGAAAGCGGGCATGTCCGTCTTTCTCGGCTGGAACGCCAACGCGGCGGTCTGCGAGATCATACGGCAGTACAGAGGTAGCAGCCCCGGCTTCACTCTTGTTATGACCATGACATGGGACCTGTCGATAAACCTCGTCCATTGCGGCCTGGTCAAGAAGCTTCTCTCAACCAGTTGTTCCTATGCCGCTCCCAACCCTGCGCCCAGCCATGTAATTCAGAGGGCGTACCGCGAAGGGAAGGTGGCGATTGAAAACTGGACTCTCTATTCCATGCAGCAGAGGCTGATGGCGGGCGCGCTGGGAGTGGGGTTCATGCCCACCAGGTCCATCACCGGAAGCAGTATGGCAGCGGAAAACAGCAATTGCTTCACGGAGATAACCGATCCCTTCGACAGCAGCAGGAGGATCGGCGCGGTTAAAGCGTTGAACACGGATATAGCCATTGTCCATGCCCTGGCTGCGGATAAATACGGCAATACCATCCTGTCGCCTGTTTCACAGGACACGCTGTGGGGACCCAGGGCCGCAAAGGGGGGCGTGATCGTAACGGCCGAAAAAATAGTCGACACCGATTTCATACGCCGTCACGCCCATCTGGTCGGCATCCCGGGATACCTCGTGAAATCGGTTTCGCTGTGTCCGCTGGGAGCTCATCCGCAAGGTCATTTCTCCTGCATCGAGGGCGTTGACAGCTACGGCGAAGACTACGACTTCATGCTCGAGCAGAGAAAAGTGAGTAAGGAACCTGATTCTCTGGACGCCTGGTTGAAACAGTGGATATACGATGCCGGCGATCATGAAGAATACACACACCGGCTTGGCCTTGAACGTATCTTCGGCCTTAAGCGCGCACTCGATACGACATATCGGGAAGGCGGCCAGCCCTCCCGGGATTCGGGTAAGGATGCCGGACGCACGGAGTCGATGATCATCGCCGCGTCGAGAGTAATCGCCGAGCGGGTAAAAGAGGCCGGGTATCAGGTTCTACTGGCCGGTATCGGGATACCGGGACTTGCCGCATGGCTGGCCTATTACCGGCTCAAGAAGGACGGTATCGATATAAAGCTGATACTCGGTTCGGGGGTGTTTGGATATCAGCCTGCGCCGGGCGATCCGAACTCGTTGAGTGTCCGCCACGTGACTTCCGCAGCGATGCTGATCGACACCAGCGAGATGTATGGATTCATTATTTCGGGTGAGGGCGCAATGTGCCTCAGCATAATAGGCGCCGCTCAAATCGATGAAAAAGGAAATATCAACACTACGCGGGTTGGCGCAGATACTTATATCAGCGGGTCGGGCGGAAACAACGACAATACCAGCGGCGCCGCAGAGGTAATGGTGGTGACGGCGCAATCGAAGAAGCGCTGCGTCGAGAAGCTGGATTACCTGACTTCACCGGGCGACAGGGTCAGTACTCTCATTACAGATATGGGTGTTTTCCGGAAAGGCGCCGACGGGAAATTTGTGCTGACGGGCTGTATAATCGGGCCTGACAGTAATAATACGGCGAGTAAGCAGGATGAAATCCAGGATAACTGCGGCTGGAAGGTAATTAAAGCTTCATCAGTTGCTTCCTTGGCCTATCCCGCCGAACGGGAACTTGCGTTACTCAGGATGTTCGATCCCCACGGCTATGTGTCGGGAGGATAG
- a CDS encoding enoyl-CoA hydratase-related protein: MTGELIIERKDYICTITINRPDKRNALNYEVLSGITSGLSELVKEGKTRAIILTGAGDMAFSAGMDLTFVNSRREVADKALADALNSLLNCPIPIIARIHADALGAGCDITTTCDFRIASDNARMGIPPVKFGWVYYPQSIQRLINLIGVPYTKELFLTARFVPAARAKEIGLLHALVSRAELDLTVNALAQEIAEKAPLAVQGTKYVINQLFDYQKLDRDVEQEIDRLIKKCYQSEDAAEGNRAFKEKRKPDFKGR; this comes from the coding sequence ATGACCGGTGAGCTAATAATCGAACGTAAGGATTATATCTGCACTATCACTATCAACAGGCCTGATAAAAGAAATGCCCTTAATTACGAGGTCCTGAGCGGAATCACCAGCGGTCTGAGTGAGCTTGTGAAAGAAGGCAAGACGAGGGCCATCATTCTGACGGGCGCCGGCGATATGGCCTTCAGTGCCGGTATGGATCTGACGTTTGTTAACAGCCGGAGGGAGGTCGCCGATAAAGCGCTGGCGGATGCGTTGAACAGCCTGCTCAATTGTCCCATACCCATTATAGCCAGGATACATGCGGACGCACTGGGCGCGGGCTGCGACATTACGACAACCTGCGATTTCAGAATTGCCTCGGACAATGCCAGGATGGGCATTCCACCCGTAAAATTCGGCTGGGTATATTACCCCCAATCCATTCAGCGCCTGATCAACCTGATCGGAGTGCCCTATACCAAGGAGCTGTTTTTAACCGCTCGTTTCGTGCCGGCTGCCAGGGCCAAAGAGATCGGCCTGCTTCACGCGCTGGTTTCACGTGCCGAGCTGGACCTGACGGTAAACGCGCTGGCGCAGGAGATCGCCGAAAAGGCGCCGCTGGCCGTACAGGGTACGAAATACGTAATCAACCAGCTTTTCGATTACCAGAAGCTGGACAGGGATGTCGAACAGGAGATAGACCGGCTGATCAAGAAATGCTATCAGTCGGAGGACGCGGCAGAGGGCAACCGGGCGTTTAAAGAGAAAAGGAAGCCCGATTTCAAGGGTAGATAG
- the meaB gene encoding methylmalonyl Co-A mutase-associated GTPase MeaB, translating into MRVEQDIGGYDHLREKGTREIMPGDDLTLARLISLIERDSPQVPEIMKSLSSQTGRAYRIGITGPPGAGKSTLISGLTTLLREKGFSVAVLAVDPTSPFKGGAILGDRVRMQKHYTDAGVFIRSLATRGVKGGLTGAIGEIIDLVDSAGKDYILLETVGVGQGEMDIIGHVDTIAVVLVPGAGDSIQAMKAGIMEIADIFVVNKSDLAAADELVNNLNITLDLNKKREQWQIPVLKCRADQGEGIEELLDKILQHRHMLESSGLLEERRGRQRLQQFQSMLEQKVLEEIKAKLLEDAGIKKIGEKIEKGEMSPYAALSRILKTGLPSLSNKKIHDSSERRSKK; encoded by the coding sequence GTGCGTGTGGAGCAGGACATCGGAGGGTATGACCATTTGAGAGAGAAGGGTACGCGGGAAATCATGCCCGGGGACGATCTGACGCTGGCCAGGCTGATCAGCCTCATCGAAAGGGACAGCCCTCAGGTCCCCGAGATCATGAAATCGCTGTCCTCACAGACCGGAAGGGCATATCGAATCGGCATCACCGGGCCTCCCGGGGCCGGCAAAAGCACGCTGATCAGCGGTCTCACAACACTTTTAAGGGAGAAGGGATTCAGTGTAGCGGTTCTCGCCGTGGATCCGACCAGTCCTTTCAAGGGAGGGGCGATACTGGGTGACCGCGTGCGCATGCAGAAACATTACACCGATGCAGGGGTGTTCATACGCAGCCTGGCCACCAGGGGTGTGAAAGGCGGATTAACCGGCGCGATCGGTGAGATCATCGACCTGGTCGACTCCGCCGGCAAGGACTATATACTGCTTGAGACAGTCGGCGTGGGGCAGGGCGAGATGGATATCATCGGCCATGTAGATACAATTGCCGTAGTCCTGGTGCCCGGCGCGGGGGACAGTATTCAGGCTATGAAGGCCGGCATAATGGAGATCGCCGATATCTTCGTGGTCAACAAGTCTGACCTTGCCGCTGCCGATGAACTGGTCAACAATCTGAATATAACGCTTGATTTGAATAAAAAGCGGGAGCAATGGCAGATTCCGGTTTTAAAGTGCCGGGCGGATCAGGGCGAGGGGATAGAAGAGCTTCTGGATAAAATCCTGCAGCACAGGCATATGCTTGAGAGCAGCGGATTGCTGGAGGAGAGGCGCGGACGGCAGCGCCTGCAGCAATTCCAGTCTATGCTGGAACAGAAAGTCCTGGAGGAAATTAAAGCAAAGTTACTGGAGGACGCCGGGATTAAGAAGATCGGGGAAAAAATCGAAAAAGGCGAGATGAGCCCCTACGCAGCACTGAGCAGGATTTTAAAAACGGGCCTCCCCTCGCTTTCCAACAAAAAGATACACGACAGTTCAGAAAGAAGGAGTAAGAAATGA
- a CDS encoding thiolase family protein: MNEVVVMGVGTLRFGRWPNKSVMEMAEVPIEAALKDSGIPFKDIQAAYIGSELGHFPDARMIVQSFGWTGIPISQMQQACASGSAAFREAFYSVASGRYDVVLVAGYEKMGKGLIPGGVPEQDKEYHLHYMGLDVTPARIAMAIKRRMLTYGDTPEMLAAEAAQCFEYGSLNQYAHNQKKYTTADVLASPMICSPLTLLMSCPISDGAAAAIICSKKKAKQYGASRAITVAVSVAGTPDYNDLVGGPGPHIGGDFKGGKLTSRVSTEAYEKSGIGPRDIKVVQCHAPFAGGGAICIESLGYCKEGEGGKWFLEGKTRIDGQVAVNTDGGLIARGHPLGATGVAEIGELVRQLRGEGGALQIPNNPKVAMAHNTGLGCVNIHILKK; the protein is encoded by the coding sequence ATGAATGAAGTAGTAGTTATGGGAGTGGGCACTCTTCGTTTCGGCAGGTGGCCGAATAAGTCTGTTATGGAGATGGCTGAGGTGCCCATTGAGGCTGCGCTTAAGGACTCGGGCATCCCGTTCAAGGACATTCAGGCTGCATACATAGGCAGCGAACTGGGGCATTTCCCGGATGCCAGGATGATCGTACAGAGTTTCGGCTGGACCGGCATCCCCATCAGCCAGATGCAGCAGGCCTGCGCCAGCGGATCAGCCGCATTCAGGGAGGCCTTTTACTCTGTGGCCTCGGGCAGGTATGACGTCGTCCTGGTGGCAGGCTATGAAAAAATGGGGAAGGGGCTGATCCCGGGCGGCGTGCCCGAGCAGGACAAGGAGTATCATCTCCATTATATGGGGCTCGATGTAACGCCGGCCCGCATCGCCATGGCCATAAAAAGAAGAATGCTTACGTACGGCGATACTCCTGAGATGCTGGCGGCCGAGGCGGCCCAGTGCTTTGAGTACGGGTCGCTCAACCAGTATGCGCACAACCAGAAAAAATACACCACGGCCGATGTGCTGGCTTCGCCCATGATCTGCTCTCCGCTTACTCTCCTGATGAGCTGCCCTATCAGCGATGGGGCGGCGGCGGCCATAATTTGCAGCAAGAAAAAGGCCAAACAGTACGGAGCGAGCAGGGCTATCACCGTTGCTGTGAGCGTTGCCGGTACGCCGGATTATAACGATCTGGTGGGCGGGCCCGGACCGCACATCGGCGGCGACTTCAAGGGGGGCAAACTGACCAGCAGGGTGAGCACGGAGGCCTACGAGAAGAGCGGTATAGGGCCACGAGACATCAAGGTCGTCCAGTGCCATGCGCCCTTCGCCGGCGGTGGCGCAATCTGCATCGAATCGCTGGGATACTGCAAGGAAGGGGAAGGCGGGAAATGGTTCCTGGAAGGTAAAACCAGGATTGACGGTCAGGTAGCCGTCAATACCGACGGCGGCCTGATAGCCAGGGGACATCCCCTGGGAGCCACCGGAGTCGCCGAGATTGGAGAGCTCGTCCGCCAGTTGAGAGGCGAAGGCGGCGCCCTGCAGATACCAAACAATCCCAAAGTGGCCATGGCACACAATACAGGACTGGGCTGTGTAAACATCCATATTTTGAAGAAGTAG